A genomic stretch from Caulobacter sp. FWC2 includes:
- the trpS gene encoding tryptophan--tRNA ligase: protein MTDQAPVPSGPAAYTGPARVLSGVQPSGALHLGNYLGALVKFSRLQHEIDTFIFVADLHAITVWQDPALLAQQTREIAAAYIASGLDPDKATIFPQSAVREHAELAWIFQCVARLGWLDRMTQFKEKSGKHKERSSVGLYTYPVLQAADILVYKATHVPVGEDQKQHLELTRDIAGKFNHDFGVPGGAPAFFPQPEPLIQGPGARVMSLRDGSAKMSKSDPSDYSRINLTDDADTIAGKIKKARTDPEPLPETLEELTARAEADNLVGIFAALAGKTKAEVLAEYAGKGFGTFKPALAELAVEKLAPVGDKMRGLLGDPAVLDAILAKGAAKASEAAAPTLAEVKKLVGFWGA from the coding sequence ATGACCGACCAAGCTCCCGTCCCTTCGGGCCCCGCCGCCTATACGGGTCCTGCCCGCGTGCTCTCGGGCGTCCAGCCCTCGGGCGCCCTGCACCTGGGCAACTATCTCGGCGCGCTGGTGAAGTTCTCCCGCCTGCAGCACGAGATCGACACCTTCATCTTCGTGGCCGACCTGCACGCCATCACCGTCTGGCAGGATCCGGCGCTGCTGGCCCAGCAGACCCGCGAGATCGCCGCCGCCTACATCGCCTCGGGCCTGGACCCGGACAAGGCGACGATCTTCCCGCAATCGGCGGTGCGCGAGCACGCCGAGCTGGCCTGGATCTTCCAGTGCGTGGCCCGCCTCGGCTGGCTGGACCGCATGACCCAGTTCAAGGAGAAGAGCGGCAAGCACAAGGAGCGCAGCTCGGTGGGCCTCTACACCTACCCGGTGCTGCAGGCGGCCGACATCCTGGTCTACAAGGCCACCCACGTGCCGGTGGGCGAGGACCAGAAGCAGCACCTGGAGCTGACCCGCGACATCGCCGGCAAGTTCAATCACGACTTCGGCGTTCCGGGCGGGGCGCCGGCCTTCTTCCCGCAGCCCGAGCCGTTGATCCAGGGGCCGGGCGCGCGGGTGATGAGCCTGCGCGACGGCTCGGCCAAGATGAGCAAGTCCGATCCGTCGGACTATTCGCGCATCAACCTGACCGATGACGCCGACACAATCGCCGGCAAGATCAAGAAGGCCCGCACCGACCCGGAGCCGCTGCCCGAGACCCTTGAAGAGCTGACCGCCCGCGCCGAGGCCGACAACCTGGTCGGCATCTTCGCGGCCCTGGCCGGCAAGACCAAGGCCGAGGTGCTGGCCGAATACGCCGGCAAGGGCTTCGGGACCTTCAAGCCTGCCCTGGCCGAGCTGGCGGTCGAGAAGCTGGCCCCGGTCGGCGACAAGATGCGCGGCCTGCTGGGCGATCCGGCGGTGCTGGACGCGATCCTGGCCAAGGGCGCGGCCAAGGCCTCCGAGGCCGCCGCCCCGACCCTGGCCGAGGTCAAGAAGCTGGTCGGCTTCTGGGGGGCTTGA
- a CDS encoding universal stress protein, translated as MTDAASSSRRKFLVVADDSPEFAAALKYACRRARSTNGHVALLKVISPAEFEHWSGVREEIERQEREEAEALLQSLAGQVVAATGLPPEFIIKHADSVRTALKQVIAADPAIKILILATSTAGRGPGPLISAIAKDGVGFAGRKLPVTVVPGDLTDAEIEALA; from the coding sequence ATGACCGACGCCGCTTCATCTAGTCGCCGCAAGTTCCTCGTCGTCGCCGATGACTCGCCGGAGTTCGCGGCGGCGCTGAAATACGCCTGCCGCCGCGCCCGCTCGACCAACGGTCATGTGGCGCTGCTGAAGGTGATTTCGCCCGCCGAGTTCGAGCACTGGAGCGGCGTGCGCGAGGAGATCGAACGCCAGGAGCGCGAGGAGGCCGAGGCTTTGCTGCAGAGCCTCGCCGGTCAGGTGGTCGCCGCCACCGGCCTGCCGCCCGAGTTCATCATCAAGCACGCCGACAGCGTCCGCACGGCCCTGAAGCAGGTCATCGCCGCCGATCCGGCCATCAAGATCCTGATCCTGGCGACCTCGACGGCCGGCCGTGGCCCCGGCCCGCTGATCTCCGCCATCGCCAAGGACGGCGTCGGCTTCGCGGGCCGCAAGCTGCCGGTGACCGTCGTGCCGGGGGACCTCACCGACGCCGAGATCGAGGCGTTAGCGTGA
- a CDS encoding cytochrome P450: MSDGSVDLKEAARAEAYAMPLEDIHVASPALFQADAMWPYFERLRKEDPVHWSKGDEETGPYWSITRYNDIMTVDTTHQVFSSDAHLGGITIRNFDEDFVLPMFIAMDQPKHDIQRKTVSPIVSPQNLGRLEGVIRERVCQILDTLPIDEPFDWVDRVSIELTTQMLATLFDFPWEERRKLTRWSDVATASPESGIIESEDARRAELLECLGYFTNLWNERVNQTEPGNDLISMLAHGEATRDMPPMEYLGNVILLIVGGNDTTRNSLTGGLYALSKNPQEEAKLRADPTLIPNMVSEIIRWQTPLAHMRRTALEDFELSGKTIKKGDKVVMWYVSGNRDDTVIENADAFIIDRPQARRHLSFGFGIHRCVGNRLAEMQLKIVWEEILKRFPRIEVLEEPKRVYSTFVKGYERMMVRIPERN; encoded by the coding sequence ATGAGCGATGGTTCGGTTGACCTGAAGGAAGCCGCGCGGGCTGAAGCCTACGCGATGCCCCTGGAAGACATCCACGTGGCCAGCCCGGCCCTGTTCCAGGCCGACGCCATGTGGCCCTATTTCGAGCGGCTTCGGAAAGAAGACCCGGTCCACTGGTCGAAAGGCGACGAGGAGACCGGTCCCTACTGGTCGATCACCCGCTACAACGACATCATGACCGTCGACACGACGCACCAGGTCTTCTCGTCGGACGCGCACCTGGGCGGCATCACGATCCGGAACTTCGACGAGGACTTCGTCCTGCCGATGTTCATCGCCATGGACCAGCCCAAGCACGACATCCAGCGCAAGACGGTCAGCCCGATCGTCTCGCCGCAGAACCTGGGCCGCCTTGAAGGCGTCATCCGCGAACGGGTCTGCCAGATCCTGGATACGCTGCCGATCGACGAGCCGTTCGACTGGGTCGACAGGGTTTCGATCGAACTGACCACCCAGATGCTGGCCACCCTGTTCGACTTCCCCTGGGAAGAGCGCCGCAAGCTGACCCGCTGGTCGGACGTCGCCACCGCCTCGCCCGAGAGCGGCATCATCGAGAGCGAGGACGCCCGCCGCGCCGAACTGCTGGAGTGCCTGGGCTACTTCACCAATCTGTGGAACGAGCGGGTCAACCAGACCGAGCCGGGCAACGACCTGATCTCGATGCTGGCCCACGGCGAGGCCACCCGCGACATGCCGCCGATGGAGTATCTGGGCAATGTCATCCTGCTGATCGTCGGCGGCAATGACACCACACGCAACTCGCTGACCGGCGGCCTCTACGCCCTGTCGAAGAACCCGCAGGAAGAAGCCAAGCTGCGCGCCGACCCGACCCTGATCCCCAACATGGTCTCGGAGATCATCCGCTGGCAGACCCCGCTGGCCCACATGCGCCGCACGGCGCTGGAAGACTTCGAGCTGTCGGGCAAGACCATCAAGAAGGGCGACAAGGTCGTCATGTGGTACGTCTCGGGCAACCGCGACGACACGGTGATCGAGAACGCCGACGCCTTCATCATCGACCGGCCCCAGGCCCGCCGCCACCTGTCGTTCGGCTTCGGCATCCACCGCTGCGTCGGCAACCGCCTGGCCGAGATGCAGCTGAAGATCGTCTGGGAAGAGATCCTCAAGCGCTTCCCCCGGATCGAGGTTCTGGAGGAGCCCAAGCGGGTCTATTCGACCTTCGTGAAGGGCTATGAGCGGATGATGGTCCGGATCCCGGAGCGCAACTGA
- a CDS encoding NifU family protein: MFIQTETTPNPEVLKFLPGREVLGEGAREFRTPEEGDVSPLAKALFELGDVSRVFLGPDFLTVTKGEDAQWPHLKAPILAAIMDHFTSGRPVMLDQASGAEGGHDEDGVYDEDTAQIVAEIKELLDTRIRPAVAQDGGDIVFSRFEPQTGVVWLHMRGACSGCPSSSATLKAGVENMLKHYVPEVTRVEQTL, translated from the coding sequence ATGTTCATTCAGACCGAAACCACCCCGAACCCCGAGGTCCTGAAGTTCCTGCCCGGCCGCGAAGTGCTAGGCGAGGGCGCGCGGGAGTTCCGCACCCCGGAAGAGGGCGACGTCTCGCCGCTGGCCAAGGCCCTGTTCGAACTCGGCGACGTTTCGCGGGTGTTCTTAGGTCCCGATTTCCTGACCGTCACCAAGGGCGAGGACGCCCAGTGGCCTCACCTGAAGGCGCCGATCCTGGCGGCCATCATGGACCACTTCACCAGCGGCCGGCCGGTGATGCTGGACCAGGCCTCCGGCGCCGAGGGCGGCCACGACGAAGACGGTGTCTATGACGAGGACACGGCGCAGATCGTCGCCGAGATCAAGGAACTGCTCGACACCCGCATCCGTCCGGCCGTGGCCCAGGACGGCGGCGACATCGTCTTCTCCCGTTTCGAGCCGCAGACGGGCGTGGTCTGGCTGCACATGCGCGGCGCCTGCTCGGGCTGCCCGTCCTCGTCGGCGACCCTGAAGGCCGGCGTCGAGAACATGCTCAAGCACTATGTGCCGGAAGTGACGCGGGTCGAGCAGACGCTCTGA
- a CDS encoding malonic semialdehyde reductase, whose translation MAKIDDGALAQLFTEARTRNGWDPTPLPEETLHALYDLVKFGPTAANASPARFYFLTSPEAKARLAKLASGSNAPKILQAPVTVIVGYDLDFPETLPKLFPHAPGAKDWFSDVTAREWGALRNSSLQGGYLILGARALGLDAGPMSGFDNAGVDAEFFAGTNIKSNFIVSIGHGTDEGLFPRNPRLTFDEAAKIL comes from the coding sequence ATGGCCAAGATCGACGACGGCGCGCTCGCCCAGCTGTTCACCGAAGCCCGCACCCGCAACGGCTGGGACCCGACCCCACTGCCGGAAGAGACCCTGCACGCGTTGTACGACTTGGTGAAGTTTGGCCCGACGGCCGCCAACGCCAGCCCGGCCCGGTTCTATTTCCTGACCTCGCCGGAAGCCAAGGCGCGCCTGGCCAAGCTCGCGTCGGGCTCGAACGCGCCTAAGATCCTGCAGGCGCCGGTGACGGTGATCGTCGGCTACGACCTCGATTTTCCGGAAACCCTGCCCAAGCTGTTCCCGCACGCCCCGGGCGCCAAGGACTGGTTCAGCGACGTGACGGCCCGCGAATGGGGCGCGCTGCGCAACAGCTCGCTGCAGGGCGGCTACCTGATCCTCGGCGCTCGAGCCCTTGGCCTGGACGCTGGTCCGATGTCGGGCTTCGACAATGCCGGTGTCGACGCCGAGTTCTTCGCGGGCACGAACATCAAGAGCAACTTCATCGTCTCGATCGGCCACGGTACGGACGAGGGCCTGTTCCCACGCAACCCGCGCCTGACCTTCGACGAGGCGGCGAAGATTCTCTGA
- a CDS encoding DUF1131 family protein, which produces MTLRHTLLALPLVLLAACGPAKKDEAATAPAAETGAKAPVHVAIAPYVGGPLKISNDGVGPINGSVAFDLATLKVLFPKAKVDSAFLHFGEGPPQPIINVEQDNVPLAEIGKNDEAEIAYVRVEAGDARGPKDEQLLAKWADLGFAVDQCRAGEGREINQTICVRPEAPNVSYVFGVPGYTGKTVPPEATLKAKGQLNSLIWRPAEGAVVGAG; this is translated from the coding sequence ATGACCCTCCGCCACACTCTCCTCGCCCTCCCGCTCGTGCTGCTCGCCGCCTGCGGGCCGGCCAAGAAGGACGAGGCCGCCACGGCGCCCGCCGCAGAGACTGGCGCGAAAGCTCCCGTCCACGTCGCCATCGCGCCCTATGTCGGCGGCCCGCTGAAGATCAGCAACGACGGCGTCGGTCCGATCAATGGCTCGGTCGCCTTCGACCTGGCCACGCTGAAGGTGCTGTTCCCGAAGGCCAAGGTCGACAGCGCCTTCCTGCACTTCGGCGAGGGTCCGCCTCAGCCGATCATCAATGTCGAGCAGGACAACGTCCCCTTGGCCGAGATCGGCAAGAACGATGAGGCCGAGATCGCCTATGTCCGCGTCGAGGCCGGCGACGCTCGCGGCCCCAAGGACGAACAGCTGCTGGCAAAGTGGGCCGATCTCGGCTTCGCCGTCGACCAGTGCCGCGCCGGCGAGGGTCGCGAGATCAACCAGACCATCTGCGTGCGCCCCGAGGCCCCGAACGTCTCCTACGTGTTCGGCGTCCCCGGCTATACGGGCAAGACCGTTCCGCCCGAGGCGACCCTGAAGGCAAAGGGCCAGTTGAACAGCTTGATCTGGCGTCCGGCCGAGGGCGCGGTCGTCGGCGCCGGCTGA
- the tsaB gene encoding tRNA (adenosine(37)-N6)-threonylcarbamoyltransferase complex dimerization subunit type 1 TsaB has translation MILSIDTCLGASSVAVLDGERVLAVRSEAMTRGHQERIGVLAREAAADAGVAFTDLTRIGVTVGPGSFTGLRVGLAFAKGLATALSIPCVGVNTLESLAYGTKGFVAAVIDARMSQVYIQGFADGVSLMAPDALGLGEAAARLAELYSGGPATLIGSGAPLLSDALGHATVLTPVSPDPVAVARLAAAKLAPTHSPRPLYLRAPYATLPTAQAEA, from the coding sequence ATGATCCTGTCGATCGACACCTGCCTCGGCGCCAGTTCGGTCGCCGTGCTGGACGGCGAGCGCGTGCTGGCCGTGCGGAGCGAAGCCATGACCCGCGGCCACCAGGAGCGCATCGGCGTCCTGGCGCGGGAAGCCGCCGCCGATGCGGGTGTGGCCTTTACCGACCTCACCCGCATCGGCGTTACGGTTGGTCCCGGCTCATTCACCGGCCTGCGCGTCGGCCTTGCCTTCGCCAAGGGCCTGGCCACGGCGCTGTCGATCCCGTGCGTCGGGGTCAATACGCTGGAGAGCCTGGCCTACGGGACCAAGGGCTTCGTCGCGGCCGTGATCGATGCGCGGATGAGCCAAGTCTATATCCAGGGCTTCGCCGACGGCGTTTCACTGATGGCCCCGGACGCCCTGGGCCTCGGCGAAGCCGCGGCACGGCTGGCCGAACTCTATTCCGGCGGACCGGCGACCTTGATCGGGTCTGGCGCGCCGCTGCTGTCCGACGCGCTGGGCCACGCGACCGTCCTGACGCCTGTCTCCCCCGATCCGGTCGCCGTCGCCCGCCTGGCCGCCGCCAAGCTCGCTCCGACCCATTCGCCACGTCCGCTTTATCTGCGCGCGCCCTATGCGACGCTGCCCACGGCTCAAGCCGAAGCATGA
- the rimI gene encoding ribosomal protein S18-alanine N-acetyltransferase, whose protein sequence is MNLRPVGPEASFDLADIHDKAFDRPWTALEFDDLLKSPGAFAVLGEAGEPAEAKGFILCRSIAGEAEILTIAVDPAARRRGWGAALVEIAAGIAAETGSEAMFLEVAADNLAAIALYQTTGFAKVGLRKGYYPHPDGAKDALVMRRALNT, encoded by the coding sequence ATGAACCTGCGTCCCGTTGGGCCCGAGGCCTCTTTCGATCTGGCCGATATCCACGACAAGGCCTTCGACCGGCCCTGGACGGCGCTGGAGTTCGACGACCTGCTGAAATCCCCGGGCGCGTTCGCGGTGCTGGGCGAGGCTGGCGAACCGGCCGAGGCCAAGGGCTTCATCCTGTGCCGCTCGATCGCCGGCGAGGCCGAGATCCTGACCATCGCCGTCGATCCGGCCGCCCGCCGTCGCGGCTGGGGCGCCGCACTGGTGGAAATCGCCGCCGGAATCGCCGCCGAGACCGGGTCCGAGGCCATGTTCCTGGAGGTCGCCGCCGACAATCTGGCGGCCATCGCCCTCTACCAGACGACCGGTTTCGCCAAGGTCGGCCTGCGCAAGGGCTATTATCCCCATCCAGATGGGGCCAAGGACGCGCTTGTCATGCGGCGAGCGCTTAACACTTAA
- a CDS encoding Fur family transcriptional regulator: MDRLEKTCIEKGMRMTDQRRVIARVLSSADDHPDVEELHRRAHAIDPHISIATVYRTVRLFEESGIIERHDFRDGRSRYEETPDHHHDHLIDMKTGKVVEFVDEEIEALQNAIARKLGYKLIDHRLELYGIPLED, from the coding sequence GTGGATCGACTCGAAAAGACCTGTATCGAAAAAGGCATGCGCATGACGGACCAGCGCCGCGTGATCGCGCGCGTGCTGTCGTCGGCCGACGACCATCCGGACGTCGAGGAGCTGCACCGCCGGGCCCACGCCATCGATCCGCACATCTCGATCGCCACGGTGTACCGCACCGTCCGCCTGTTCGAGGAAAGCGGCATCATCGAGCGCCACGACTTCCGTGACGGCCGCTCGCGTTATGAAGAGACGCCCGACCATCACCACGACCACCTGATCGACATGAAGACCGGCAAGGTCGTCGAGTTCGTGGACGAGGAGATCGAGGCGCTTCAGAACGCGATCGCCCGCAAGCTCGGCTACAAGCTGATCGACCACCGTCTGGAGCTCTACGGCATTCCGCTCGAGGACTGA
- the miaB gene encoding tRNA (N6-isopentenyl adenosine(37)-C2)-methylthiotransferase MiaB, translated as MSETPQKRLYIKTYGCQMNVYDSERMADVLRPLGYGVVDDPEGADLVVLNTCHIREKATEKVYSELGYIKQMKDRKAQDGGRMTIAVAGCVAQAEGKEIMHRQKAVDLVVGPQAYHQLPELIARAHRATGERLAADFAADEKFDALPAERHVTGVTAFLTVQEGCDKFCTFCVVPYTRGGEWSRPVNDIVEEAKQLAGKGVREVTLLGQNVNAYDGDGSTLAKLVRELAKIDGLDRIRYTTSHPRDMGEDLIEAHGELPELMPYLHLPVQAGSDKILKAMNRDHTAESYVKLIEKIRAARPDIAMSGDFIVGFPGERDGDFEKTLELVREVGFASAFSFKYSRRPGTPASAMPGQVDEAVKAERLERLNQLLDEQQRAFNASQVGKVMPVLFEKSGRHPGQIVGRSPYLQAVHAEGPESLIGMIVPVRIESAAKMSLGGVLETQSALETA; from the coding sequence ATGAGCGAGACCCCGCAAAAGCGCCTCTATATCAAGACCTACGGCTGTCAGATGAACGTCTATGACAGCGAGCGCATGGCCGATGTCCTGCGCCCGCTGGGCTATGGCGTGGTCGATGATCCGGAAGGCGCGGACCTGGTGGTGCTGAACACCTGCCACATCCGCGAGAAGGCGACCGAGAAGGTCTATTCCGAGCTCGGCTACATCAAGCAGATGAAGGATCGCAAGGCGCAGGACGGTGGTCGCATGACCATCGCCGTGGCCGGCTGCGTGGCCCAGGCCGAGGGCAAGGAGATCATGCATCGCCAGAAGGCGGTCGATCTGGTCGTCGGTCCGCAGGCCTATCACCAGCTGCCGGAGCTTATCGCCCGCGCCCACCGCGCGACCGGTGAGCGCCTGGCCGCCGACTTCGCCGCCGACGAGAAGTTCGACGCCCTCCCGGCCGAGCGCCACGTGACCGGGGTCACCGCGTTCCTGACCGTGCAGGAAGGCTGCGACAAGTTCTGCACCTTCTGCGTGGTGCCCTATACGCGCGGCGGCGAGTGGTCGCGGCCTGTTAACGACATTGTCGAGGAGGCCAAGCAATTGGCCGGCAAGGGCGTGCGCGAGGTCACTCTGCTGGGCCAGAACGTCAACGCTTATGATGGCGACGGCTCTACCTTGGCCAAGCTGGTGCGCGAGCTGGCCAAGATCGATGGTCTTGACCGCATCCGCTACACGACCAGCCACCCGCGCGACATGGGCGAGGACCTGATCGAGGCTCACGGCGAGCTGCCGGAGTTGATGCCCTACCTCCACCTGCCGGTGCAGGCGGGATCGGACAAGATCCTCAAGGCCATGAACCGCGATCACACGGCCGAGAGCTATGTGAAGCTGATCGAGAAGATCCGCGCCGCGCGACCGGACATCGCCATGAGCGGCGACTTCATCGTCGGCTTCCCCGGCGAGCGCGACGGCGATTTCGAAAAGACGCTTGAGCTGGTCCGCGAGGTCGGCTTCGCCTCGGCCTTCTCGTTCAAATATTCGCGCCGCCCGGGCACGCCAGCCTCGGCCATGCCCGGCCAGGTCGACGAGGCGGTCAAGGCCGAGCGCCTGGAGCGCCTGAACCAGCTGCTGGACGAGCAGCAGCGCGCCTTCAACGCCAGCCAGGTGGGCAAGGTCATGCCGGTGCTGTTCGAGAAGTCGGGCCGCCACCCTGGCCAGATCGTGGGTCGCAGCCCATATCTGCAAGCCGTGCATGCCGAGGGCCCTGAAAGCCTGATCGGCATGATCGTGCCTGTCCGCATCGAGAGCGCCGCCAAGATGAGCTTGGGTGGTGTGCTCGAAACCCAGTCCGCTTTGGAGACCGCTTGA
- a CDS encoding PhoH family protein, giving the protein MSRTPEFMPLSDDAVVAVTGPSGRHAALIEDAFKVLIETPGGGVTITGDARGRTGAKRVLQTLAARADAGEEVVEADARIAIGSAHETGGQASPRAVRKGSVSPKTKGQARYMEAMATYPLSFGLGPAGTGKTFLAVAHGAGMLMRGEVDRLIVTRPAVEAGEKLGFLPGDLNEKVDPYMAPVWEALTDIMGADQLRRRREKLEIEVAPIAFMRGRTLAHAFVIVDEAQNCSRLQMKMVLTRIGEGARMVVTGDPTQVDLLNPRDSGLAHAVSILEGVEGVSVSRFTSADVVRHPLVERIVKAYDADAAQSTPR; this is encoded by the coding sequence TTGAGCCGTACGCCTGAGTTCATGCCGCTGTCCGACGACGCCGTCGTCGCCGTTACCGGCCCGTCGGGCCGTCACGCCGCCCTGATCGAAGACGCCTTCAAGGTGCTGATCGAGACCCCAGGCGGTGGCGTAACCATTACCGGCGACGCGCGCGGCCGCACCGGCGCCAAGCGGGTGCTGCAGACCCTGGCCGCTCGCGCCGACGCTGGCGAAGAGGTGGTCGAGGCCGACGCGCGCATCGCCATCGGCTCGGCGCATGAGACGGGCGGCCAGGCTTCGCCCCGCGCGGTGCGCAAGGGTAGCGTCTCGCCCAAGACCAAGGGCCAGGCGCGGTACATGGAGGCCATGGCCACCTACCCGCTGAGCTTTGGCCTGGGTCCCGCCGGGACGGGCAAGACCTTCCTGGCCGTGGCCCACGGCGCCGGCATGCTGATGCGCGGCGAGGTCGATCGCCTGATCGTTACCCGCCCCGCCGTCGAGGCGGGCGAAAAGCTGGGCTTCCTGCCGGGCGACCTGAACGAGAAGGTCGACCCCTACATGGCCCCGGTCTGGGAGGCCCTGACCGACATCATGGGCGCGGACCAGCTGCGTCGCCGCCGCGAGAAGCTGGAGATCGAGGTCGCCCCGATCGCCTTCATGCGCGGCCGCACCCTGGCCCACGCTTTCGTCATCGTCGACGAGGCCCAGAACTGCTCGCGCCTGCAGATGAAGATGGTCCTGACCCGCATCGGCGAGGGGGCCCGCATGGTGGTCACCGGCGACCCGACCCAGGTCGACCTGCTGAATCCTCGCGATTCGGGCCTGGCCCATGCCGTCTCGATCCTGGAAGGGGTCGAGGGCGTGTCGGTGTCGCGCTTCACCTCGGCCGACGTCGTGCGCCATCCGCTGGTCGAGCGGATCGTGAAAGCCTATGACGCCGACGCGGCCCAAAGCACGCCCCGGTAA
- the ybeY gene encoding rRNA maturation RNase YbeY yields MEIEDEAWTRAEPDTEALVWRAAQAVLDAHEDIEGQGIVILLTDDDSVQALNRDFRQKDYATNVLSFPSPQNPEANPEGQIGDIALAYGVCAREAAEQGKSLAHHLQHLVAHSVLHLLGYDHENDEEAEAMESFEREILAGLDVPDPYAGDEEGR; encoded by the coding sequence ATCGAGATCGAAGACGAGGCCTGGACCAGGGCGGAGCCGGATACCGAGGCCCTGGTCTGGCGCGCGGCCCAGGCTGTGCTCGACGCGCACGAGGACATCGAGGGCCAGGGGATCGTGATCCTGCTGACCGATGATGACAGCGTTCAGGCCCTAAACCGCGACTTCCGCCAGAAGGACTATGCGACCAACGTCCTGTCCTTCCCCTCGCCCCAAAATCCGGAAGCCAATCCCGAGGGCCAGATCGGCGACATCGCCCTGGCCTATGGCGTCTGCGCGCGCGAAGCGGCCGAACAAGGCAAGTCTCTGGCCCACCACCTGCAACATCTGGTGGCGCACAGCGTGCTTCATCTCCTAGGATATGACCACGAGAACGACGAAGAGGCGGAAGCCATGGAATCGTTCGAGCGCGAAATCCTGGCGGGTCTGGACGTTCCGGACCCTTATGCCGGCGATGAAGAGGGGCGCTGA
- a CDS encoding hemolysin family protein yields the protein MPSDEPSQQPAGPVRRSRGVRAFFRRMRRQLTGGEPARPPEPPPVTGAVDIVDQAEAFQTLRVADVMTPRADIVSVELSTPFETVVAQFAEAEHSRMPIYRETLDDPVGVVHVKDIFRLLSDEAKRPAAGDLVLNKLRRDALYVPASMKAADLLLRMRTSRIHMALVIDEFGGTDGLVSMEDLIEAVVGEIDDEHDDAAAVAIVARPGGVFDADARAPLEELEAALGRELAPSDMEEDIDTVAGLVVALAGRVPQRGEVIAHPDGYEFEVVEADPRRVRRVRVRGGSSPQTAPVAEDVSAS from the coding sequence ATGCCCAGCGACGAGCCTAGTCAACAGCCCGCCGGTCCGGTTCGCAGAAGCCGGGGCGTGCGGGCGTTTTTCCGGCGTATGCGCCGACAGCTGACCGGCGGCGAGCCCGCGCGGCCGCCCGAGCCGCCGCCCGTGACCGGCGCCGTCGACATCGTCGACCAGGCCGAGGCCTTCCAGACCCTGCGGGTCGCCGACGTCATGACCCCGCGCGCCGACATCGTTTCGGTCGAGCTGTCGACCCCGTTCGAGACGGTGGTCGCCCAGTTCGCCGAGGCCGAGCACTCGCGGATGCCGATTTATCGCGAGACGCTCGACGATCCCGTCGGCGTCGTCCACGTCAAGGACATCTTCCGACTGCTCTCCGACGAGGCCAAGCGGCCGGCGGCGGGCGATCTGGTGCTGAACAAGCTGCGCCGTGACGCGTTGTACGTGCCCGCTTCGATGAAGGCCGCCGACCTGCTGCTCCGCATGCGCACCAGCCGTATCCACATGGCCCTGGTCATCGACGAGTTCGGCGGCACCGACGGTCTGGTCTCGATGGAGGACCTGATCGAGGCGGTGGTCGGCGAGATCGACGACGAGCACGACGACGCGGCCGCCGTCGCGATCGTGGCGCGTCCGGGCGGGGTGTTCGACGCCGACGCCCGCGCGCCGCTGGAAGAACTGGAAGCCGCCCTCGGCCGCGAACTGGCCCCCTCCGACATGGAGGAGGACATCGACACCGTCGCCGGCCTGGTCGTGGCGTTGGCCGGCCGCGTGCCGCAACGGGGCGAGGTCATCGCCCATCCGGACGGCTATGAGTTCGAGGTGGTTGAGGCCGACCCGCGCCGGGTGCGCCGGGTGCGCGTACGCGGCGGTTCGTCGCCGCAGACCGCGCCGGTCGCCGAGGATGTCTCTGCTTCGTGA